The following coding sequences are from one Lolium rigidum isolate FL_2022 chromosome 6, APGP_CSIRO_Lrig_0.1, whole genome shotgun sequence window:
- the LOC124664115 gene encoding rust resistance kinase Lr10-like, which yields MHWFRAIFFTGNQFISCLYPYDGYPISHELYLSSETIIYSIDVIKFLFGLCRFVLAPMAVLIFLAHKYWKTRIIIDAVEKFLRMQQMIGPVRYAYTDITAITGHFRDKLGQGGYGSVYKGVLLPGDVHVAVKMLEGNSNCNGEDFISEVSTLGRIHHVNVVRLVGFCSEEMRRALVYEYMPEGSLDKYIFSAEKIFTWDKLIEIALGIARGINYLHQGCEMQIVHFDIKPHNILLDGNFVPKVADFGLAKLYPKNNSFVPLSVLRGTVGYIAPEMISRSFGVISSKSDVYSFGMLLLEMAGGRRNSDANAVNSSQAYYPSWVYDQLKKQEVREDEISTAVSEMHELERKLCLVGLCCIQMKSHNRPTMSDVIDMLEGGVDGMEVPSRPFFCDDEDADITDSYRFFSELIAISEEEVSEDIHTCN from the exons ATGCACTGGTTTCGTGCTATTTTCTTTACGGGAAATCAATTCATAAGCTGTTTATATCCTTATGATGGTTACCCAATATCACATGAGCTATATTTGAGTTCTGAAACCATAATATATTCTATTGATGTCATCAAGTTCCTTTTTG GTCTCTGCAGATTTGTCTTGGCACCCATGGCTGTATTAATATTCCTTGCCCACAAGTACTGGAAAACAAGGATCATAATTGATGCAGTTGAAAAGTTCCTCCGGATGCAACAAATGATCGGCCCAGTAAGGTACGCCTACACAGACATCACTGCAATCACCGGCCATTTCAGAGATAAATTGGGCCAAGGGGGCTACGGCTCCGTGTACAAGGGAGTGCTACTCCCAGGCGATGTTCATGTCGCGGTCAAGATGCTAGAGGGTAACTCCAACTGTAATGGAGAAGATTTCATCAGTGAGGTCTCCACACTCGGCAGGATTCACCATGTCAATGTGGTTCGTTTAGTGGGGTTCTGCTCCGAGGAAATGAGGAGGGCGCTAGTCTATGAGTACATGCCTGAAGGTTCTCTTGACAAGTACATTTTTTCCGCCGAGAAGATTTTCACTTGGGACAAGCTCATTGAGATTGCTTTGGGCATTGCCAGGGGGATCAACTACCTCCACCagggatgcgagatgcaaattgtACACTTTGACATCAAGCCACACAACATTCTTCTTGATGGAAATTTTGTCCCCAAAGTTGCTGATTTCGGTCTCGCCAAACTTTACCCAAAGAATAATAGTTTTGTTCCATTGAGTGTCCTACGGGGAACTGTCGGGTACATAGCTCCTGAGATGATATCCCGAAGCTTTGGCGTCATATCGAGCAAATCTGATGTTTACAGCTTCGGGATGCTGCTGCTGGAGATGGCTGGAGGACGTAGGAATTCTGACGCGAATGCAGTGAACTCAAGCCAGGCATACTATCCGTCATGGGTGTATGACCAGCTAAAGAAGCAAGAAGTGAGAGAGGATGAGATATCTACTGCAGTGTCTGAGATGCATGAGTTGGAGAGGAAGTTGTGTCTTGTTGGGCTTTGCTGCATCCAGATGAAGTCCCACAACCGGCCGACGATGAGCGATGTCATAGACATGCTTGAAGGTGGCGTCGACGGCATGGAGGTGCCTTCCAGGCCATTTTTCTGTGATGATGAGGACGCCGATATAACAGATTCTTACCGTTTCTTCTCGGAGCTTATTGCCatctccgaggaggaggtgagcgaAGACATACATACATGCAACTAA